The sequence below is a genomic window from Brevibacillus agri.
CTACTCGTTTTCTACAAAAGTCGCCAAATCCCTTCTTTTGGCCTATTTTCTTTCGTTGCGGAGGTTGTTTTTGCGAATCATCTCCAAAATGATGTTGGCCGTTTCCTCCACAGCCTTGTTCGACACGTCGATCACCTTACAGCCCAGACGGTCGATAATCCGCTTGGAGTAGGCCAGCTCTTCCGCAATCCGGTCGAGATTGGCGTAGTTGGCTTGCGCCGTCAATCCGAGCGCTTTCAGTCGCTCGGTGCGGATGCCGTTCAACTGCTCCGGATTAATGGTCAACCCGACACACCGTTCTGGCGGGAGCTGGAACAGCTCTTCCGGCGGCTCCACCTCCGGAACGAGGGGAACATTCGCCACTTTCAGGCGCTTGTTCGCCAAGTACATGGAGAGCGGTGTCTTGGAGGTGCGCGATACCCCGATCAAAACGACGTCCGCGCGCAAAAGCCCGCGCGGGTCGCGGCCGTCGTCGTATTTGACGGCGAACTCGATCGCGTCCACCTTGCGGAAGTACTCCTCGTCCAGTCGACGCACAAGCCCTGGCTTGCCTGTCGGCGGCTCCTTGAGCATGCCCTGTAGCGTGTGCATGAGCGGGCCCATCACATCAATCGCAGGAATGCCGTGCAAGGCCGCTTGCTGGGTAATGTACGCGTTCAGCTCCGGGATTACCAGAGTAAAAACGATCATCGCTTTCGATTCCTTGGCGGAAGCGATGATTTCGTCGATGGATTCCTTGTCTTCTATGTAGGGATACTTTTGCACATCAAACAAAAAACGGTCAAATTGGCTGGCTCCAGCGCGAACGACCAGCTCGGCCGTTTCGCCGATGGAGTCTGAGACCACGTAGATGAGCTGTCCTTGTTGGTTACCTTGCATCCATTCTCCTCCTACACTTTCGGCTCGCTGCCCAGTTCTACAAATGCTTTGGCGATCGTCGTCTTCGTAACCCGTCCCATCAACTCCATCTGCTTCGGATCTTCGTCACTGGGTCGCACGACAGGCAAGGAATCGATCTGGAAATCAATCAGCTTTTTCGCTGCCGCGTACAAGGTTTCCTCTGGCCCGCAGGTGATGATGTTCGGCATCCGCGACATGATGATGCTGACTGGCACATCCTCCAGCGTCTTGTTGCCGAGGGAAGCGCGCAAAAGGTCCTTGCGTGAGATGACGCCAGCTAAATACCCTTTTTGGTTGACAACGAACAACGTCCCGACATCCTCCAGAAAGAGGGTCACGATGGCATCGTAAGCGGAGGCGGACTCGGAAACTACGATTGGCACTGCCTTGTAGTCATTGACAATAAGCTTGTGAAGCCGTTCACTAATGACGGAGCTTGCAGGTCGGCCGGCATAAAAATACCCGACCCGAGGTCTGGCTTCTAAATATCCTGACATCGTGAGGATGGAAAGATCAGGGCGCAACGTAGCGCGAGTCAGATTGAGACGCTCCGCGATATGCTCCCCTGTAATCGGTCCGTCATCCTTCACTATCTGTAAGATCTGCTCTTGACGCTTGGTAAGCTCGATGACCAATCACCCCGGTTCTGTCTTTACCTCTTCCTAGTATTACTCTATTCGACCGGATATTCCTTCTTTCGCGCGGAAAAAAGGTGCCCCCGTCTCATTTTAAGACGGAGGCACCAGCCTATTTGTTTTTTACGCAAACACAATTTTTGCAAAGTCGGCGTAGCCGTTCAAAAGACGGGAGATGCGAAGCAGCAAGCCCAGGCGATTGGCGCGAACCGCCTGATCTTCCGCCATGACCATCACCTTGTCGAAAAAGCCTTGAATCGGCTCGCGCAGCGTGGAGAGCGTCGCCAAAATTTTCTCCTGATCGGCGAGTCCCTGCACTTCGCTTTCGACGGACTGGTAAGACTGATACAGGTTGCGCTCGGCTTCTTCGGCAAACAGCGCTTCGTCCACGCTGTCCGCTTCCGCTTTTTGCGCCAGGTTGTTCACCCGGTTAAACTGCTCGACGATCAGCTTGAAGTCTTCGGCCGAGACAGTCGCCATCAATGCCTTCGCTTTTGCCAGCACGTCAGGCACCCGCGTCAAATCTGCGCTCAGCACGGCATCCACCACATCGTAGCGGACTCCGTTTTCCTGCAGGACGTTTTTCAGGCGCAGAGCGAAGAAGTCGACCAAGTCCTTTTTCACTTCTTCCACGGTACGTTTGCTTACGCCCTGTGCCGCATAGCCTTCCAGCGCCGCATCCCACAGTTCGTCCAAAGACAGTTGCCAGTTGCGTTCCAGCAAAATGGCGACGATTCCCGCCGCCATCCGGCGCAGGCCGTACGGGTCTTGGGAGCCTGTCGGCACGATGCCGATGGAGAAGCAGCCGACGATCGTGTCGAGCTTGTCAGCCATGCTCGCGATCGCGCCTTGGGCAGAGGCAGGCATGAGGTCCCCGGCAAAGCGCGGCAAGTAGTGCTCGAACACGCCGCGCGCCACGAGGTCGGACTCGCCTGCCTTGCGGGCGTAATCTTCACCCATGATGCCTTGCAGCTCAGGAAACTCGCCGACCATGTTCGTCACGAGGTCAAACTTGGCGATTTCGGCGATGCGGTCTACTTGCTTGGCTTCTTCGGCAGTGACGCCGAGCTTGCTTGCGATCAGTCCCGCCGTCTTGCGGACGCGGCGCACCTTGTCGCCGATCGTTCCCAGCTCTTCATGGAACACGATCGTCTCCAGGCGCTTCAGGCAGCTTTCGATGGACAGCTTCTGGTCCTCTACATAGAAGAAGCGGGCGTCAGAGAGACGGGCACGCAACACTTTTTCGTTTCCTTTTGCGACGTTCTCCAGCGCGCGGCTGTCGCCGTTGCGCACGGTGACAAAGTGGTTGAGCAGTTGGCCTTGCGCGTTTTCCACCGGGAAGTAGCGCTGATGCTCGCGCATGGAGGTGACCAGAACCTCACGCGGAATCGTCAAAAACTCCGCTTCGAACGTGCCGTAGAGTGCGGTCGGATACTCCACGAGGTGAACGACTTCATCGAGCAGCCCCTCATCCATCGGAATCGTCCAGCCGTGCTCCTGCTCCATACGGCGGATTTGCTCCACGATCAACGCCCGGCGCTCTTCCGGATTGACAATGACGTGCTGCTCGGCCAGCTTGCTCACGTACTCGCCCGGGTTGTTCAACGTCACTTCTGTGCCCAGGAAGCGATGGCCGCGGGAGACGCGACCGCTTTTGACGCCTGCGATTTCCAGGTCAATCAGCTCTTCGCCAAACAGGGCAACGAGCCAGCGAATCGGACGAACGTATTTCAAATCTCTTGCGCCCCAGCGCATGTTTTTCGGGAAGCTCATGCCCGCGATCACATCGGCGAGCTGCGGCAAAATTTCCGTCGTCGCCTTGCCTGCCTCCGCTTTTCTTGCATGTACATACTCCACGCCGTTTACTTCCTTGAAGTACAGGTCGTTCGGGTCGACGTTGTTGCTGCGCGCAAAGCCGAGCGCTGCCTTGGTCCAGTTGCCCGCTTCGTCCTGGGCGATTTTTTTGGCCGGACCTTTCGCTTCATCGTTGCGATCCGGCTGCTTTTCCGCAAGGCCGTGGATCAGCAAGGCAAAGCGGCGCGGCGTTTCCAGCGCCGTAATCTGGTCAAATGGCACGCGTTCTGCCGTCAGCCATTTTTCCACTTTTTCCTTGAATTGCGATGCTGCCAGTGCCACAAACCGCGCTGGCATTTCTTCCAGACCAACTTCTACGAGCAAATCGCGTTTACTCATTTGTATCCTCTCCCTTCACCTGTGCCGTCTGTTCCTCTTGTCCGCCTGCTTTTTTCAGCAGCGGGAAGCCGAGACGCTCGCGCTCCGCGTAGTACGTTTGCGCTACTTCACGCGACAGATTGCGGACGCGGGCGATATAGCCTGTACGCTCGGTCACGCTGATCGCGCCGCGGGCGTCCAACAGATTGAACGTGTGCGAGCATTTCAGCACATAGTCGTACGCCGGGTAGACGAGACGCTCCTTCATCAGTCGTTTTGCCTCTGCTTCGTACGTGTTGTAGAGGGTAAACAGCATGTCTGTGTCAGACAGCTCGAACGTGTATTTGGAGTGTTCGTACTCCGGCTGCAGGAACACGTCTCCATACGTGAAGCCGTTGCACCATTCCAGGTCGAACACGTTTTCTTTTTCCTGAATGTAGGAAGCCAGCCGCTCCAAGCCGTACGTCAGCTCGACCGCTACCGGCTTGCACTCCAGGCCGCCCACTTGCTGGAAGTAGGTGAACTGGGTGATTTCCATGCCGTCCAGCCAAACTTCCCAGCCGAGCCCCCACGCGCCCAGACCCGGGTGCTCCCAGTTGTCCTCCACGAAGCGGATGTCGTGCTCCAACGGCTCGATGCCGAGCTCACGCAGACTTTCCAGATACAGCTCCTGGATGTTGTCCGGCGACGGCTTCATGATGACCTGGAACTGGTGGTGCTGGTACAGGCGGTTCGGGTTTTCGCCGTAGCGGCCATCCGCCGGGCGACGGGAAGGCTCCACATAAGCGACATTCCACGGCTCAGGGCCGATGGAGCGCAAAAATGTCATCGGGTTGAGTGTCCCCGCCCCTTTTTCCACGTCGTACGGCTGCACGATCAGGCAATTTTGCTTCGCCCAAAAGTTTTGCAGCGTCAAAATGATGTCTTGAAATGTCATTTTCATGCTTT
It includes:
- the glyS gene encoding glycine--tRNA ligase subunit beta, coding for MSKRDLLVEVGLEEMPARFVALAASQFKEKVEKWLTAERVPFDQITALETPRRFALLIHGLAEKQPDRNDEAKGPAKKIAQDEAGNWTKAALGFARSNNVDPNDLYFKEVNGVEYVHARKAEAGKATTEILPQLADVIAGMSFPKNMRWGARDLKYVRPIRWLVALFGEELIDLEIAGVKSGRVSRGHRFLGTEVTLNNPGEYVSKLAEQHVIVNPEERRALIVEQIRRMEQEHGWTIPMDEGLLDEVVHLVEYPTALYGTFEAEFLTIPREVLVTSMREHQRYFPVENAQGQLLNHFVTVRNGDSRALENVAKGNEKVLRARLSDARFFYVEDQKLSIESCLKRLETIVFHEELGTIGDKVRRVRKTAGLIASKLGVTAEEAKQVDRIAEIAKFDLVTNMVGEFPELQGIMGEDYARKAGESDLVARGVFEHYLPRFAGDLMPASAQGAIASMADKLDTIVGCFSIGIVPTGSQDPYGLRRMAAGIVAILLERNWQLSLDELWDAALEGYAAQGVSKRTVEEVKKDLVDFFALRLKNVLQENGVRYDVVDAVLSADLTRVPDVLAKAKALMATVSAEDFKLIVEQFNRVNNLAQKAEADSVDEALFAEEAERNLYQSYQSVESEVQGLADQEKILATLSTLREPIQGFFDKVMVMAEDQAVRANRLGLLLRISRLLNGYADFAKIVFA
- a CDS encoding helix-turn-helix transcriptional regulator is translated as MVIELTKRQEQILQIVKDDGPITGEHIAERLNLTRATLRPDLSILTMSGYLEARPRVGYFYAGRPASSVISERLHKLIVNDYKAVPIVVSESASAYDAIVTLFLEDVGTLFVVNQKGYLAGVISRKDLLRASLGNKTLEDVPVSIIMSRMPNIITCGPEETLYAAAKKLIDFQIDSLPVVRPSDEDPKQMELMGRVTKTTIAKAFVELGSEPKV
- the glyQ gene encoding glycine--tRNA ligase subunit alpha, whose translation is MKMTFQDIILTLQNFWAKQNCLIVQPYDVEKGAGTLNPMTFLRSIGPEPWNVAYVEPSRRPADGRYGENPNRLYQHHQFQVIMKPSPDNIQELYLESLRELGIEPLEHDIRFVEDNWEHPGLGAWGLGWEVWLDGMEITQFTYFQQVGGLECKPVAVELTYGLERLASYIQEKENVFDLEWCNGFTYGDVFLQPEYEHSKYTFELSDTDMLFTLYNTYEAEAKRLMKERLVYPAYDYVLKCSHTFNLLDARGAISVTERTGYIARVRNLSREVAQTYYAERERLGFPLLKKAGGQEEQTAQVKGEDTNE
- a CDS encoding pyruvate, water dikinase regulatory protein yields the protein MQGNQQGQLIYVVSDSIGETAELVVRAGASQFDRFLFDVQKYPYIEDKESIDEIIASAKESKAMIVFTLVIPELNAYITQQAALHGIPAIDVMGPLMHTLQGMLKEPPTGKPGLVRRLDEEYFRKVDAIEFAVKYDDGRDPRGLLRADVVLIGVSRTSKTPLSMYLANKRLKVANVPLVPEVEPPEELFQLPPERCVGLTINPEQLNGIRTERLKALGLTAQANYANLDRIAEELAYSKRIIDRLGCKVIDVSNKAVEETANIILEMIRKNNLRNERK